GACGATGTCGGTGCTCTCGGCGGATCACACGCATCTTCTCGCCTGTGTCACGCGACCCTGCTCGCGGGATCAGGTCGGCCGTGTCCTCGGACAGCTTGTCGACGAATACGACGTCAAGGGCAAGGCCGCCTACGTCACGCTCAGTCGCAAGGACTACGACACGCAGTTCGTCGATCTGCCCGGCGTTGGCGATGACGAGCTCCGCGACGCGCTGCGCTACCGGGTCACACCCCCCGGCGTCCTTGGCAGCGAGGAGGTCGTCACCACCGGCGTTCGACTCAGCAATGAGCGCGAGACCAACGCCGAAGAGCAGACCCTTGTCCGCGCCACCGTGATCTCCCGCAATCTCCTCGACTGGATCGTTGACGCCGTCGACGAGGCGAAGCTGGATCTGCAGGCGGTTTTCCCCCGCGAGACAACGCTGATCACCCTTGCCCGGCAGGCGGCCGAGGCGGGTGAGCATTCGGTGGAAGAGACCACCTACCCGCCCACGCTCTCCGTGTTCGTCGCCGAGCTCAGTACCGGACTCGCGGTCGCACGCCGGGACAACCTGTTCCTGTCGCGAACCGTCACCCTGACCGTCGATCGCGAGGCGGGCTTTAGTGAAAACCAGATCCAGCGGCTGACCACGGAGTGCGTCCGGACGGCGGAGAATTTCAACAAGCGCCTCTCCTCGACGCCCCTCGCCCGAGCCTACATCGGCCCCGATTTCGCGGGTATGGCAACCGTCCGTGAACGCCTCGCCGATGCCCTCGGCATCGACTGCGAGATCCTGCGGATACCGCCCCATATCGAGCCGGCCGACGATGCCACTGCCTCCACCGCGGCCACACCCGAGGGCATGCTGGCGGTGGCCGGCACCCTCAATGTGGAACTACCCGAAAACGCCTCGATCTACGAGCGCCCGTCCAGAACCCGATCGGTAACATCGCCGGAGCTCCTGGCCATGGGCCTTGTGGCCGGCATTGCCGTTCTGGCGGTGATCAGCGGCGTGCAGGCCTGGTTGGTTTCCGGTGCCAGGGACGACGTCGAGCGCATGACGACAGAACGTGACGCCCTGCAGGCACAGGTCAGCACGCTCCGCGAGGAGATCGAGGCGGTCGAGCAGGCCGAACCGGACGCGCGATACGTGGCTGAACAGGAGCGACTCGAGCGGCGGCGGGATCTCTACACCCGCATCCTCAACGAGTTCGAGGGTGTCGATACCTCGCTGATCGACGGCTTTGCCTCGCCCCTACGGGCACTGGCGGAGAACCGCGTCGATGGGCTCTGGCTGCAGAGCATCAACATCGAACCCGGAAACGTCACGATCAGGGGCAAGTCACTCAGCGCGCTGCAGGCCGAGACCCTGGCCGGCCGCCTGAGAGATACATCGGCGTTTCGTGACTGGTCACCCCGGCGCATCGGTGTTGACAATTTCAGCAACGCCGGCAACGGCATTACCTTCCTCGAGTTCACCATGCAGGGGCCGGGATTGTTCGCGGCAGCAACACCGGTTCAGGATGGCAACTCCGCGAATGAGACGGGAGGCGCCGATCTGCAGCGTTTGCTACGACGGCTGAATAATGGCGATAACTAAGCGAAGCGGGCTCACGGATTCGATCCGGCAGCTGATCAAGCGCTCGACCGACTGGTTATCGGGGCGCACACCGCGTGAGCGCGTCCTCGTCGTGGGTGGTGTCTTCGGTGCCCTCGCCCTCGCCTGGCATAGCTTTTTCTTTGCACCGGCCACCGAGCAGCTGAAAGGCCTCGACAACGAGGCGGAAAGCCTCGAGACCCAGCAGCAGCAGTTCCAGGCGACGCTGGAGGCGCTCCGGGATGAGCGGGAGAAAGCGCGGGATCCGAATGAATTCGCCCGCCAGGCGATCGCGGAACTGGAGACTGAGGTCGATAATCTGACCGAGTCCCTGGTGGATGGCGGCCTCGACTTTATCGCGGCTGTCCCCATGCAGGAGGCAATGGATCGTTTGCAGTCGCAGGTTCGGGCATCGGACTTGCCACGGTTCATCCGGTTCGAGCGTAAGCCCGGTGAGGGTGTCTCCGACGGGGACAGCTCGGCCGCCAGTGGAATGAACATCGAGCATCGCCAGATTACGATGGTATTCGAGGCCGGTTTCAAAAAGACGCTGGCGCTTCTCCGCTCACTCGAGCGCAACGAGGTTCAGGTCGTCTGGCGATCTCTAGACTACGAGGTGACCGAGCATCCGCTGGCTCGTGTCACGGTAAGGTTCGATATCTATGCACCCACATCACTCTGATCGCCGTCTAACGGGCGCGTTACTCGCCATTTTCCTGCTGGGACTGAGTGCGCCAGGCATTGCCCAGGAGTCGGCCTCGCTGGCCTCCGATGCCGAACTGGGCGACCCCACGGCGCCACCGGAGAGCGTGGTCGCGG
The Spiribacter vilamensis DNA segment above includes these coding regions:
- a CDS encoding type II secretion system protein M — its product is MAITKRSGLTDSIRQLIKRSTDWLSGRTPRERVLVVGGVFGALALAWHSFFFAPATEQLKGLDNEAESLETQQQQFQATLEALRDEREKARDPNEFARQAIAELETEVDNLTESLVDGGLDFIAAVPMQEAMDRLQSQVRASDLPRFIRFERKPGEGVSDGDSSAASGMNIEHRQITMVFEAGFKKTLALLRSLERNEVQVVWRSLDYEVTEHPLARVTVRFDIYAPTSL